Proteins co-encoded in one Coleofasciculaceae cyanobacterium genomic window:
- a CDS encoding thiamine pyrophosphate-dependent enzyme, which produces MTDNLMELSSFKTKKTADRNGNGKKAIAPQTSNNGKEIPQLTVAQALVKVLEGLGVKEAFGVSGGAMAMLWSALSNSPAIDVLHCRHEGGAAFAATEAHFACDRPIVVFTTAGPGITNALTGLLAARDEGAKVIHLSACTSAPQRGRWAIQETSDQTIPQGGIFTSGALFNYATVLESPQQLPQIARRLALGLAQPGGFVAHISIPTSIQSTPIETSIPEINLAPALPVPSQETVEMAARLLSEGAFAIWAGFGARKAAAAIREFAERTGAAVMCSPRGKSIFPENHPQYVGVTGLGGHESVMNYMQEYSPQRILVLGTRLGEPTSFWSKDMIPAKGFIHVDVDPKVPGVAFPFAKTLPIIADANIFVKALLEHFPEQTEQNIALPNPERNEIAPAESNLVRPEILMQAIQRIVVEGSDAVVLSESGNSFTWTTNLLRFPQANRYRVSTGVGSMGHNVTGVVGTARGRNGKAVAIVGDGSMLMNSEVSTAVKYQLPTVWIVLNDAYYNMCNQGMALLGMKGADAKLPDTNFSSIARGMGAEGIRVEAEAGLEAALEKAMAATGPVVVDVTVDPTRFAPSKGRNKSLSAQGVKSSKEQEKKEERRVSFPLV; this is translated from the coding sequence CTCAGGCTCTTGTCAAAGTTTTAGAAGGCTTAGGAGTTAAAGAAGCGTTTGGCGTTTCTGGAGGCGCAATGGCTATGCTTTGGAGCGCTCTGTCCAATAGCCCTGCCATTGATGTTCTGCACTGCCGCCACGAGGGAGGAGCTGCCTTTGCTGCAACTGAGGCTCACTTTGCTTGCGATCGCCCTATTGTTGTATTTACTACCGCAGGTCCCGGCATTACCAATGCTCTCACCGGACTGCTGGCAGCACGGGACGAGGGAGCAAAGGTCATTCACCTCTCAGCCTGTACCTCAGCTCCGCAGCGCGGACGTTGGGCAATTCAGGAAACGAGCGACCAGACAATTCCTCAAGGCGGAATTTTTACCTCTGGTGCTTTGTTTAACTATGCAACCGTTTTGGAATCGCCTCAGCAGCTTCCCCAAATCGCCCGCAGATTAGCACTTGGTTTGGCACAGCCAGGCGGTTTCGTAGCTCATATTAGTATTCCGACTAGCATTCAGTCTACCCCTATTGAAACTTCTATCCCTGAAATTAACCTAGCTCCTGCGCTTCCAGTTCCCAGCCAGGAAACGGTGGAGATGGCAGCACGGCTACTCTCCGAAGGAGCCTTTGCAATATGGGCTGGTTTTGGCGCGCGGAAGGCAGCCGCAGCGATCCGCGAATTCGCAGAAAGAACCGGAGCCGCTGTTATGTGCTCTCCTCGCGGAAAGAGCATTTTCCCCGAAAACCATCCGCAGTATGTGGGTGTAACAGGCTTAGGCGGTCATGAATCGGTGATGAACTACATGCAGGAGTACTCGCCTCAACGCATTCTGGTACTAGGAACCCGCCTTGGTGAACCGACTTCCTTCTGGAGTAAAGATATGATTCCCGCTAAAGGGTTTATCCACGTCGATGTCGATCCGAAAGTTCCGGGTGTCGCTTTTCCGTTTGCAAAGACTTTACCGATTATTGCGGATGCCAATATTTTTGTGAAGGCACTGCTCGAGCACTTCCCCGAGCAAACTGAGCAAAACATCGCTCTACCAAATCCCGAACGGAATGAGATCGCTCCAGCTGAAAGCAACTTAGTTAGACCAGAAATCTTGATGCAGGCGATTCAGCGAATTGTCGTTGAGGGCAGCGATGCAGTCGTTCTGTCTGAGTCGGGAAATTCTTTTACCTGGACGACTAATCTACTGAGATTTCCCCAAGCCAATCGTTACCGAGTCAGTACGGGGGTTGGCTCGATGGGTCACAACGTCACTGGAGTTGTTGGCACTGCCAGAGGTCGTAATGGTAAAGCTGTTGCGATCGTAGGCGATGGCTCGATGCTGATGAATAGCGAGGTTAGTACGGCTGTTAAGTACCAGCTTCCGACTGTTTGGATCGTTCTCAATGATGCCTACTATAATATGTGCAATCAAGGCATGGCTCTCCTGGGTATGAAAGGGGCGGATGCCAAACTACCAGACACAAATTTTAGCTCGATCGCTCGCGGCATGGGCGCAGAAGGTATCCGCGTAGAAGCTGAGGCTGGGCTTGAGGCAGCTTTAGAAAAAGCGATGGCGGCAACGGGTCCGGTGGTCGTTGATGTCACTGTCGATCCCACTCGCTTTGCACCCTCTAAAGGACGCAACAAGAGCCTCAGCGCTCAGGGCGTTAAATCTAGCAAGGAGCAAGAGAAGAAAGAAGAGCGACGAGTTTCATTTCCGTTAGTTTAA
- the scyB gene encoding tryptophan dehydrogenase ScyB — translation MELFETVTQMGHEQVVFCHNPELNLKAIIAIHDASLGSAMGATRLWPYASEADALRDVLRLSRGMTYKAACANIPVGGGKAVIIADPKAKTSELLRAYGRFVDSLNGRFITGQDVNLSPSDVREICQETKYVVGVLEKSGGPASITAHGVLFGIKAAVEFGLQKGLDELKIAIQGLGNVGSNLCKLLYEKGATLFVTDINPERTAEIKRLYKATVVDPDEIYSLDVDVFCPCALGATLNDSTIPLLKASIVAGAANNQLENEQLHSKLLKSKGILYCPDYVINAGGLINVYNEMIGYEEDKAFKQLNGIYNTLLEIFNIAEQQDITTFEAAQKLAEERIKKARLQKATKEH, via the coding sequence GTGGAGCTTTTTGAAACTGTTACACAAATGGGTCACGAACAAGTTGTTTTTTGCCACAACCCAGAACTAAATTTAAAGGCAATAATTGCGATTCACGATGCTAGCCTGGGTTCTGCTATGGGTGCAACTCGCTTGTGGCCATATGCTAGTGAAGCCGATGCTCTGCGAGATGTTCTTCGCCTTAGTCGCGGCATGACCTACAAGGCAGCCTGTGCCAACATTCCCGTTGGTGGCGGTAAAGCCGTAATTATTGCCGATCCAAAAGCTAAAACCAGCGAGCTTTTGAGAGCCTATGGACGCTTTGTTGACAGCTTAAACGGACGTTTTATCACTGGACAGGATGTAAATCTTTCTCCCAGCGACGTGCGGGAAATCTGTCAGGAAACCAAGTATGTTGTTGGAGTATTAGAGAAATCTGGAGGACCTGCTTCTATAACAGCACATGGAGTCTTGTTTGGGATAAAAGCGGCGGTAGAGTTTGGCTTACAAAAAGGACTTGACGAGCTAAAGATAGCTATTCAGGGACTAGGAAATGTTGGCAGCAATCTGTGTAAGCTTCTTTATGAGAAGGGAGCAACTCTTTTTGTCACTGATATTAATCCAGAAAGAACGGCAGAAATTAAGCGTCTTTACAAAGCCACAGTTGTAGACCCCGATGAGATTTATTCGCTCGATGTTGATGTCTTTTGCCCCTGTGCTTTAGGAGCAACTTTAAACGACTCAACTATTCCTTTGCTCAAAGCCTCAATTGTTGCAGGAGCTGCTAACAATCAGCTTGAAAACGAACAGCTACACAGCAAACTCCTTAAATCTAAAGGAATTTTATACTGTCCCGACTACGTTATTAATGCTGGAGGCTTAATCAACGTTTACAACGAAATGATTGGCTACGAGGAAGACAAAGCTTTTAAACAGCTAAACGGCATTTATAACACCTTGCTAGAAATATTCAACATTGCCGAGCAACAAGACATCACTACTTTTGAAGCTGCTCAAAAACTAGCAGAAGAGCGCATCAAAAAAGCGAGATTGCAAAAGGCGACAAAGGAACACTAA
- the scyC gene encoding scytonemin biosynthesis cyclase/decarboxylase ScyC (ScyC, an enzyme in the biosynthesis pathway for the cyanobacterial natural sunscreen scytonemin, performs a cyclization and decarboxylation on the compound ScyA produces.): MEENTFATSAYIATFPETAFDYLCSLENLDDWTLYSRMIEKIDEDTWLGTASGYQNNLYYHVKRIENPFFRGIEWHCGVEYQKYFQVYPVFLFAPDYIEPGTDEKGVYFHWLSFVDPKRRSPMIMQGIETVHTSECRSLKAILERKAGITEAAKGRYRIDTDTIYVNAPIELGFEYLQDLRNMEDWAHFLRANSEIAPDSGSFLDEYNQKVEVSLRTHDLNNYYLIEQNFYYPDDDFTQRCPTVIIPCSYAFNDPDARGFIQHRITFWPVHQSLRRGKLQIQDYGAESMNIKRLLEAKAGNTETFAQGMSYKPADSKAIVASV; this comes from the coding sequence ATGGAAGAAAATACTTTTGCCACATCTGCATATATTGCCACTTTTCCCGAAACGGCTTTTGACTATCTCTGTAGCTTAGAGAATCTTGATGACTGGACTCTCTACAGTCGCATGATTGAGAAGATCGATGAAGATACCTGGTTAGGCACTGCCTCTGGGTACCAGAACAATCTTTACTATCACGTAAAGAGAATAGAGAATCCATTCTTTCGCGGAATCGAGTGGCATTGCGGGGTTGAGTACCAAAAATACTTTCAGGTTTATCCTGTTTTTCTTTTTGCCCCAGACTACATCGAGCCAGGAACAGACGAAAAAGGAGTTTATTTCCACTGGCTCAGCTTTGTCGATCCCAAACGGCGATCTCCAATGATCATGCAGGGGATTGAAACTGTCCACACTTCCGAATGTCGATCTTTAAAAGCGATTTTGGAGCGCAAGGCTGGCATAACCGAAGCTGCCAAGGGACGCTACCGAATTGATACTGACACTATCTATGTAAATGCTCCGATTGAGCTGGGTTTTGAATACCTGCAAGATCTCCGCAACATGGAAGACTGGGCGCATTTTCTGCGCGCTAATAGCGAGATTGCTCCAGATTCAGGCAGCTTTCTCGACGAGTATAACCAAAAAGTAGAAGTTAGCCTGCGGACTCACGACCTCAATAACTACTACCTAATCGAGCAAAACTTTTACTACCCCGACGACGATTTCACCCAGCGTTGTCCGACCGTTATTATTCCTTGCTCATACGCTTTTAACGACCCAGATGCTAGAGGGTTTATTCAGCACAGAATTACCTTCTGGCCCGTTCACCAGTCTCTGCGTCGCGGCAAGCTGCAAATTCAGGACTACGGTGCGGAAAGCATGAACATTAAGCGATTGCTGGAAGCTAAAGCAGGCAATACCGAGACATTTGCCCAAGGCATGAGCTACAAACCCGCCGATTCCAAAGCGATTGTAGCCTCTGTCTAA